From the Paenibacillus sp. FSL H8-0548 genome, one window contains:
- a CDS encoding response regulator — translation MIFFYILIAAALLIALLFVLYYQRTVKKAQQLSDAHAPIVPTSTLSTQRIMTRTRKNASESSSTNYQSVREKNYTILVVDDNTSLRSMLNELFTSLGFNVFEAANGAQALELFQQEMPNCVLLDLKMPDRDGIEILRDLRELSQAVPVILITGYADPAQLEEAEKLGISDCFMKPFDIIELQEEVIHLVEPKPILVQA, via the coding sequence TTGATTTTCTTCTACATACTTATCGCCGCTGCCCTTCTTATTGCCTTATTGTTTGTGCTCTACTATCAGCGAACAGTGAAAAAAGCTCAGCAGCTATCCGATGCGCATGCTCCGATTGTGCCAACGAGTACTTTATCAACCCAACGCATAATGACGCGGACGCGTAAAAATGCAAGTGAATCTAGCTCAACAAATTATCAATCAGTGCGAGAAAAAAACTATACCATTTTGGTCGTTGATGACAATACTTCCTTGCGGTCTATGCTCAACGAATTGTTCACGTCTCTTGGCTTTAACGTTTTTGAAGCAGCGAATGGGGCTCAAGCATTGGAGCTGTTTCAACAGGAGATGCCGAATTGCGTGCTGCTTGATTTGAAAATGCCGGATAGAGATGGAATCGAGATATTGCGTGATCTAAGGGAATTGTCGCAGGCGGTACCTGTTATTTTAATTACCGGATATGCTGATCCTGCCCAACTAGAAGAGGCCGAAAAACTCGGTATTAGCGATTGCTTTATGAAACCATTTGATATTATTGAGCTGCAGGAGGAGGTTATTCATCTAGTGGAGCCTAAGCCGATCCTCGTGCAAGCATAA
- a CDS encoding DUF3298 and DUF4163 domain-containing protein gives MSFQPPVVIQTAKAAFPKAELSLPYISGGKSEAADKKINDTIHQSVQKLVHSQGSLDDPRAQMLGYFEQKTNQKDYLSLSLFNYAYTGGAHGLTLQQSLTFKQSTGQTYTLAQLFKPGSDYVGRISANVSAQIKTRKIDTLEPFQKIRPDQDYYVADRSLVVYFQLYELAAYVYGFLYFPISVYELQDIINDDGPLGVMIIND, from the coding sequence ATGTCATTTCAACCGCCTGTCGTTATTCAAACCGCCAAGGCTGCTTTTCCAAAAGCAGAGCTTTCATTGCCTTATATTAGCGGAGGCAAAAGCGAGGCTGCGGACAAGAAAATAAATGATACGATTCATCAGTCCGTGCAGAAGCTTGTACACAGTCAAGGCTCTTTGGACGATCCTAGAGCGCAGATGCTCGGGTATTTTGAACAAAAGACAAATCAAAAGGACTATCTCAGCCTATCGTTATTTAACTATGCGTATACGGGCGGAGCACATGGATTGACTCTGCAGCAATCGCTTACCTTCAAGCAGTCGACTGGACAAACTTACACATTGGCGCAGCTATTCAAGCCGGGCTCGGATTATGTTGGCCGGATAAGCGCAAATGTTAGTGCTCAGATCAAGACAAGAAAAATCGATACATTGGAGCCCTTTCAGAAAATTCGGCCTGATCAGGATTATTATGTTGCAGATCGTTCGCTCGTTGTATATTTCCAACTATATGAACTGGCAGCGTATGTGTATGGTTTTCTGTATTTTCCTATTTCGGTCTACGAGCTTCAAGATATTATTAATGACGACGGGCCTTTAGGTGTAATGATTATTAACGACTAG
- a CDS encoding GNAT family N-acetyltransferase codes for MSELKLRLIAKDELETAISLEQSCYSPEAAASLSGFQFRYEHYHAYFWSLWHGEQMVGITNGIRTSQSSCGDEMKGTQADAPQGKNFCILTVAVAADKRRKGFGRLLLHKLIEQCESSGVEKIILMCEEHLIPFYMAENFQLHGVSSSSHGGIIWYEMSRTLHTMEHLA; via the coding sequence GTGAGCGAGCTTAAGCTGCGGTTGATTGCGAAGGATGAGCTCGAAACGGCCATTTCACTCGAGCAAAGCTGTTATTCACCGGAGGCTGCCGCTTCACTGTCAGGCTTTCAGTTCCGCTATGAGCACTATCACGCATACTTCTGGTCGCTATGGCATGGTGAGCAGATGGTAGGCATTACAAACGGTATACGAACCTCTCAGAGCTCCTGTGGGGATGAGATGAAGGGAACGCAGGCCGATGCACCGCAAGGCAAAAACTTTTGCATTCTAACTGTAGCGGTTGCTGCGGATAAGCGAAGGAAAGGGTTTGGCAGATTATTGCTCCATAAACTAATTGAGCAGTGCGAGTCATCGGGAGTTGAAAAAATTATTTTAATGTGCGAGGAGCATCTTATTCCATTTTACATGGCGGAGAACTTTCAGCTGCACGGCGTTTCGAGCTCGTCGCATGGCGGGATCATTTGGTATGAAATGAGCCGTACCTTGCATACAATGGAGCATCTTGCGTAA